A genomic window from Salvelinus namaycush isolate Seneca chromosome 5, SaNama_1.0, whole genome shotgun sequence includes:
- the LOC120048824 gene encoding recoverin-like, whose product MGNAKSSAISKEILEDLKLSTKFTENELCQWYENFQKQCPTGRISPEEFETIYARFFPDSEAKTYAQHVFRSFDTNEDGTLDFKEYIIALHMTSSGKTTRKLEWAFSLFDVDKNGYITKTEVEVICQAIFNLIPKEDLPKLPADENTPEKRANKLWGFFEKPDNDRLAEGEFIKGVTENENAMRLIHYEPITD is encoded by the exons ATGGGGAACGCCAAGAGCAGTGCTATTTCCAAGGAGATCCTGGAGGACCTGAAGCTCAGCACCAAGTTCACGGAGAACGAGTTGTGCCAGTGGTACGAGAACTTCCAGAAGCAGTGTCCCACCGGACGCATCTCGCCAGAGGAGTTCGAGACGATCTACGCGCGCTTCTTCCCCGATAGCGAAGCCAAGACCTACGCTCAGCATGTGTTCCGTTCATTCGACACCAACGAGGACGGCACTCTGGACTTCAAGGAATACATCATTGCACTGCACATGACCTCCAGTGGGAAGACGACGAGGAAGCTGGAGTGGGCCTTCTCACTGTTCGACGTGGACAAGAACGGATACATCACCAAGACAGAAGTGGAAGTCATCTGCCAG gcCATCTTTAACCTAATCCCCAAGGAAGATCTGCCCAAATTACCGGCCGATGAGAATACACCAGAGAAGAGAGCCAACAAACTGTGGGGATTCTTTGAGAAACCAGACAACG acCGGTTGGCAGAGGGAGAGTTCATCAAGGGGGTGACCGAGAACGAAAACGCCATGCGTCTCATCCACTACGAACCCATCACTGACTAG